In one window of Spartinivicinus marinus DNA:
- a CDS encoding DUF58 domain-containing protein, which produces MRQFKPSQPLLYILVLFTGLGLVQAFIQQLWPNVLPWLAQLLLAGLLIIGLLALADLILSTQAPSLTITRQLPHNLALSNSVQVAVQVHHQLPLRQQIELYDHAPNQFNVKGLPLALELQPGKFSIGHYEVTPHQRGPALFTQVEVRVRSQLGLWAMQFIYPVTTEVKVYPNFATVTGYNLLANSHHTSQLGIRKQQRRGEGMDFHQLREYRPGDPLRQVDWKATARRMSLISKEYQDERDQQILILLDSGKRMRIQDGQLTHFDHALNSLLLLALVALKQGDVVGMMSFGQNNRWVPGIKGTGNINMLLNNFYDLYPDVQPTDYIAAAEDLMTRQRKRALVVLVTNLRDEDTEDLIAAIKLLRRKHLVLLVNLQETAIQQVSHQPISDFPAALRYLGAFQYLTERNATVDKLVAEGALILDCTPQEMMARLVNRYLDIKRSGRL; this is translated from the coding sequence ATGAGACAGTTTAAGCCTAGCCAGCCATTACTGTATATACTCGTCCTATTCACTGGCCTAGGCCTGGTCCAGGCCTTTATCCAACAGTTGTGGCCTAATGTTTTACCTTGGCTTGCTCAGCTATTACTGGCTGGGTTATTAATCATTGGCCTGTTAGCTTTAGCTGATTTAATATTATCTACACAGGCGCCATCGCTAACAATTACCCGACAACTGCCTCATAATTTAGCCCTTTCTAATTCAGTCCAAGTAGCAGTCCAGGTGCATCACCAGCTACCGCTGCGTCAACAGATCGAACTCTATGATCATGCACCTAATCAATTTAACGTTAAAGGGTTACCACTAGCACTTGAATTACAGCCAGGTAAATTTTCCATAGGCCACTATGAAGTTACACCTCATCAACGAGGGCCAGCCCTGTTTACCCAGGTAGAAGTTAGAGTTCGTTCGCAGCTAGGATTATGGGCTATGCAGTTTATTTACCCTGTTACTACAGAAGTTAAAGTGTATCCAAACTTTGCCACAGTGACAGGCTATAACCTGCTGGCTAACAGCCACCACACTTCTCAGTTGGGTATTCGTAAACAGCAGCGCCGTGGAGAAGGTATGGACTTTCATCAGCTGAGGGAATATCGACCTGGAGATCCATTACGCCAAGTCGATTGGAAAGCTACTGCACGACGGATGTCGCTTATATCAAAAGAGTACCAGGATGAGCGTGACCAACAAATATTGATATTGCTGGATAGTGGTAAGCGAATGCGCATTCAGGATGGCCAACTGACCCACTTTGATCATGCGTTAAACTCCCTGTTATTACTTGCTTTAGTAGCACTTAAACAAGGGGATGTGGTAGGTATGATGAGCTTTGGCCAGAATAACCGCTGGGTACCAGGGATTAAAGGTACTGGCAACATTAATATGCTACTTAATAATTTTTATGATTTATATCCCGATGTACAACCAACCGACTATATTGCCGCTGCCGAAGATTTAATGACTAGGCAGCGTAAACGCGCATTAGTGGTATTAGTCACTAACCTACGTGATGAGGATACAGAGGACTTAATAGCCGCTATCAAATTATTACGGCGAAAACATTTGGTATTACTGGTTAACTTACAAGAAACCGCTATACAACAGGTTAGCCACCAGCCAATCAGTGATTTCCCTGCTGCTTTACGATATTTAGGTGCATTTCAGTATTTAACTGAACGCAACGCTACCGTTGATAAATTAGTAGCAGAAGGTGCATTAATTCTTGATTGCACACCGCAAGAAATGATGGCTCGGTTAGTGAACCGTTATCTAGATATTAAACGCAGTGGCAGATTATAG
- a CDS encoding stage II sporulation protein M translates to MKQETFENRYQHDWQAFEALLEQLEKRQSPSVVQFASHYRRICHYLALAKARTYSPQLQAQLESMVLRGHQQLYNRRTQFLYNSIQFIVLKFPALLRENWRFFWLATALFYLPGLVIFLAIQWDPNIVYTIMNPHQVTEYESMYDPALRHLGRERQSDTDIFMFGFYIWNNVGIAFKTFAGGILFTIGSLFFLLFNGVFFGAFASHIVNVGYQSTFFPFVVGHGAFELTAITIAGAAGIKMGYSLLAPGNLSRLDALKQSTKVAVQLLLGAAFLLVIAAFVEAFWSSSTLLTPTIKYIVGGLFWLVVAGYLTQGGKGYAT, encoded by the coding sequence ATGAAGCAAGAAACGTTTGAAAACCGATATCAGCATGATTGGCAAGCATTTGAAGCATTACTTGAGCAGCTGGAAAAACGCCAGTCACCTTCTGTAGTCCAGTTTGCCAGTCACTATCGACGTATTTGCCATTATCTGGCATTAGCCAAAGCCCGAACCTACAGTCCCCAGCTACAAGCTCAACTGGAAAGTATGGTATTACGTGGTCATCAACAGTTGTATAATCGCAGAACACAATTCCTTTATAACAGCATTCAGTTTATTGTGCTCAAGTTTCCAGCTTTATTACGTGAAAACTGGCGCTTTTTCTGGTTAGCAACCGCACTCTTTTATCTACCTGGCTTGGTTATTTTTTTAGCGATTCAGTGGGATCCTAATATTGTTTATACCATCATGAACCCACACCAGGTGACTGAATATGAAAGTATGTATGACCCTGCCCTGCGCCATTTAGGCCGAGAAAGACAGTCAGATACTGATATCTTTATGTTTGGTTTTTATATCTGGAATAATGTAGGTATTGCCTTTAAAACGTTTGCAGGTGGGATTTTATTTACCATCGGTAGCCTATTTTTTCTGCTTTTTAATGGGGTTTTCTTTGGAGCCTTTGCCAGCCATATCGTCAATGTGGGCTACCAAAGCACATTCTTTCCTTTTGTGGTAGGCCATGGTGCTTTTGAGCTAACCGCTATCACCATTGCTGGAGCAGCAGGCATAAAAATGGGCTACAGCCTATTAGCACCCGGTAACCTGTCTCGCCTAGATGCGTTAAAACAAAGTACCAAAGTCGCCGTCCAGTTACTCTTAGGTGCTGCTTTTTTGCTGGTTATTGCAGCCTTTGTTGAAGCATTTTGGTCTTCTTCAACGCTATTAACACCCACCATTAAATACATTGTCGGTGGGTTATTTTGGTTAGTGGTTGCTGGCTACCTGACCCAAGGAGGGAAAGGTTATGCAACTTGA
- a CDS encoding AAA family ATPase: MTQTPNATLEQTKAYELTQQIQQQLNKVVIGQPEVINQVLIGLLAGGHILIEGVPGLGKTLLVRSLAKTFNGHFSRIQFTPDLMPTDITGHALFNMQSREFEIRKGPVFTNLLLADEINRAPAKTQAALLEVMQEKQVTIEGDSFAVSAPFMVLATQNPIEQEGTYPLPEAELDRFMMKVFINYPAADQELAMVTQLSAPSKEDYLAQVKPILSAQAVINLQQMTNQVTTDTSVLDYAVRIVRTTRDWPGIARGAGPRASLFIVQAAKANALLSGRYFITPDDIKTLALPILRHRVLLSADRELEGVTADQALQELLVQVDAPRQ; this comes from the coding sequence ATGACACAAACACCTAACGCCACACTGGAACAAACCAAAGCCTATGAGCTAACCCAACAAATTCAACAACAATTGAATAAGGTGGTTATTGGCCAGCCGGAGGTTATTAATCAAGTATTAATTGGGCTGCTAGCAGGTGGTCATATTTTAATTGAAGGGGTCCCAGGTTTAGGAAAAACATTATTAGTCCGCTCACTAGCCAAAACATTTAATGGCCATTTTAGTCGGATTCAATTCACGCCTGATTTAATGCCCACTGATATTACTGGCCATGCACTGTTTAATATGCAATCCAGAGAATTTGAAATTCGTAAAGGCCCCGTATTTACCAATTTATTATTAGCAGATGAAATCAACCGTGCTCCAGCGAAAACTCAAGCAGCTTTATTGGAAGTCATGCAAGAAAAACAAGTTACCATTGAAGGAGACTCATTTGCAGTATCAGCACCTTTTATGGTGTTAGCAACTCAAAACCCTATTGAACAAGAAGGGACTTATCCATTACCAGAAGCTGAACTTGATCGGTTTATGATGAAGGTATTTATTAATTATCCTGCCGCAGACCAAGAGTTAGCAATGGTGACTCAGTTATCAGCTCCTTCTAAAGAAGACTATCTGGCACAAGTCAAACCTATCTTATCAGCACAAGCAGTGATTAATTTGCAACAAATGACTAACCAAGTCACTACAGATACCAGTGTATTGGATTATGCGGTACGTATCGTTCGTACTACCCGTGACTGGCCGGGTATTGCAAGAGGGGCTGGACCAAGGGCCAGTTTATTTATTGTTCAGGCAGCAAAAGCCAATGCATTATTAAGTGGGAGATATTTTATTACTCCAGATGACATCAAAACTCTGGCTCTACCTATTCTTCGTCATAGAGTATTACTAAGCGCCGACCGTGAGCTAGAAGGGGTGACCGCTGACCAAGCGCTGCAAGAGTTACTTGTGCAAGTGGATGCACCGCGACAATGA
- a CDS encoding DUF4350 domain-containing protein translates to MARSTQIILAIILLLLVAVAGWLYSRIEWQERNIDLGYSKAAKQNHYLALQQFLAKQNITATVKQGLAGIDKVSGYGTVILSQAYGSLDKQRAERLLKWVEAGGHLIMEAHNPFIHNLSDKKDVIFSQFNVTVIEDEAVDEDLEERLQSLTARLDQSTEKPRKNCRGYSLLGEIKIKGRSKPLTIDFSNDQRLSAPLDDAYGWVATESTDNFVRMVQFQHGDGLISFMGSLKLWRNPYISCEDNAFLLTQLIDPKGNLTLFKNQDSDSLFAKLWQWAPYFILGCILWLVAWLWNKGVRFGPIKHYQPYEIRQIIEHIEAASRLCWQQQQIEEQVDNLRKTILFQLAEKHPGFKQLSQSEQIKRIAKDSHLAYALIEHSLFSPVTRKEVEFTQLLKGLQQIRNGL, encoded by the coding sequence ATGGCTAGGTCAACCCAAATCATACTGGCCATTATTTTATTACTGTTGGTTGCAGTAGCTGGCTGGCTATATAGCCGTATTGAATGGCAAGAACGCAACATTGACCTGGGTTATTCAAAAGCAGCCAAACAGAACCACTACTTAGCACTACAACAGTTTCTGGCAAAGCAGAATATAACAGCAACCGTTAAACAAGGGTTAGCAGGTATTGATAAGGTTTCAGGTTATGGCACTGTTATTCTCTCTCAGGCTTATGGATCATTAGATAAACAACGAGCTGAGCGATTGTTAAAATGGGTTGAGGCGGGTGGCCATTTAATTATGGAAGCACACAACCCGTTTATTCATAACTTGTCCGATAAAAAAGACGTCATTTTCAGCCAGTTTAATGTCACTGTTATTGAAGATGAGGCCGTGGATGAAGATCTTGAAGAACGTCTACAGTCTTTAACCGCGAGGTTAGATCAAAGCACAGAGAAACCGAGAAAAAACTGTCGTGGTTACAGCTTATTAGGCGAAATAAAGATTAAAGGTCGCAGCAAGCCACTCACGATTGATTTTTCTAACGACCAACGGTTAAGCGCCCCACTGGATGATGCCTATGGCTGGGTTGCGACTGAATCCACTGATAACTTTGTGAGGATGGTGCAATTTCAACATGGAGATGGCTTAATCAGCTTCATGGGTAGCCTTAAATTATGGCGTAACCCTTATATCAGCTGTGAAGATAATGCCTTTTTACTCACTCAGTTGATTGACCCAAAAGGCAATTTAACACTATTTAAAAATCAAGATAGTGACTCGTTATTTGCCAAACTGTGGCAGTGGGCACCTTATTTTATTCTTGGATGTATTTTATGGTTGGTAGCTTGGCTATGGAATAAAGGCGTTCGATTTGGCCCTATCAAACACTATCAACCCTATGAAATAAGACAGATTATTGAACATATTGAAGCAGCCAGTAGGCTATGCTGGCAACAGCAACAGATTGAAGAACAAGTGGACAATTTAAGAAAAACGATCCTCTTCCAATTGGCAGAAAAACACCCAGGCTTTAAGCAGCTGAGTCAGTCAGAGCAAATTAAACGCATCGCAAAAGACTCACATTTAGCTTATGCCTTGATAGAGCACAGTTTATTTTCTCCAGTCACTCGTAAAGAAGTTGAATTTACCCAACTGTTAAAAGGGTTACAACAAATTAGGAACGGTTTATGA
- a CDS encoding BPSS1780 family membrane protein gives MTDTNPYKSPEADVIGDHSADLHLHEPTKQSAGSGVSWISDAFKLFGSKPGLWILATIVYWVIVIILAVIPFVNLVSGFVAPIFTAGFIYASYKLDTGQGMEIVDIFEGFQRNLGQLVLVAVLSIVLSVIVFAVLFLIALAFGFNMMSPSGYSDFSMAVALIFGLLFLALLLPIVMMVWFAPALVILNDFNAWPAMVMSFQGCLRNILPFIIYGVLMLVMAIIAAIPLGLGYLVLMPVMYASIYTSYKSIYIK, from the coding sequence ATGACTGATACAAACCCTTACAAAAGCCCTGAGGCTGATGTAATTGGTGACCACTCAGCCGATTTGCACTTGCATGAACCGACTAAACAAAGCGCAGGCTCAGGTGTCAGCTGGATTAGCGATGCTTTTAAGCTGTTTGGTAGTAAGCCTGGTTTATGGATTTTGGCAACTATTGTTTACTGGGTCATTGTCATTATTTTGGCAGTTATCCCTTTTGTTAACTTAGTGTCTGGTTTCGTGGCGCCAATCTTTACTGCAGGCTTTATTTATGCCAGTTATAAACTGGATACTGGGCAAGGGATGGAAATAGTCGATATTTTTGAAGGGTTTCAGCGCAATCTGGGTCAGCTGGTGTTAGTCGCAGTGTTAAGTATTGTATTGTCAGTGATAGTTTTTGCTGTGCTCTTTTTGATAGCGTTAGCCTTTGGTTTTAATATGATGAGCCCAAGTGGGTACTCGGATTTTAGCATGGCTGTTGCGCTTATCTTTGGGTTGTTATTTTTGGCTCTATTGTTACCCATTGTTATGATGGTTTGGTTCGCTCCTGCCTTAGTTATTTTGAATGATTTCAATGCATGGCCTGCTATGGTTATGAGCTTTCAAGGTTGTTTACGCAATATTTTGCCATTTATTATTTATGGCGTTTTAATGCTCGTAATGGCTATCATTGCTGCAATACCATTGGGACTAGGCTATTTAGTACTGATGCCAGTGATGTACGCTTCTATTTATACATCATATAAATCTATATATATTAAATAA
- a CDS encoding amino acid ABC transporter substrate-binding protein: MIGWLLLLGLGSHWAVAKESVKIGLSLGLTGRYALMADMQQKAYRLWQRQVNSRGGLLGRQVDIVIKNDQSQKGLAPALYEELITKDKVDFIFGPYSSAITLAVSGVAERYGYPMLAAGAASDKIWQQGFNNVFGMWTPASRYTLGFLKMLLIMEEDKLAIVSPDDSFSKSVGLGAREWATRLGLTIKYYQVFAKGAVNYQELATVARQSGAQILMMTGHFEESVAMRQALTAIHWQPRGYLATVGPTLPKYLTTLGPVEVENTFAVSIWEKIKDQGSIKGGAKEFAKNFEATYTISPSYHAATAFAAGQILEAAVKRANSFNRDKVREALFTLDTYSLIGRYAVDRTGVQVKRFPLTIQWQQGKKEIVWPEALRTKPPVFTPIK; encoded by the coding sequence TTGATAGGCTGGTTGTTGTTGCTAGGGTTAGGAAGTCATTGGGCGGTTGCTAAAGAGTCCGTCAAAATTGGCTTGTCGCTGGGCTTAACGGGGCGATATGCGTTGATGGCTGATATGCAGCAGAAAGCCTATCGGCTTTGGCAAAGGCAAGTCAATAGTCGAGGAGGACTGCTAGGGCGGCAAGTCGATATTGTTATAAAAAATGATCAAAGTCAGAAAGGTTTAGCCCCTGCGTTATATGAAGAGCTAATCACTAAAGATAAAGTTGACTTTATTTTTGGCCCTTATTCAAGTGCCATTACCTTAGCGGTATCAGGAGTAGCAGAGCGTTATGGTTATCCTATGCTGGCTGCTGGTGCGGCGTCTGATAAAATCTGGCAACAAGGCTTTAATAATGTGTTTGGTATGTGGACACCCGCTAGCCGCTATACCCTAGGCTTCTTAAAAATGCTGCTAATAATGGAGGAAGATAAGTTAGCCATTGTAAGTCCTGATGATAGTTTTTCAAAAAGTGTTGGATTAGGCGCCCGTGAATGGGCGACAAGACTAGGTTTAACTATCAAGTATTACCAAGTATTTGCAAAAGGTGCAGTTAATTATCAAGAATTAGCAACAGTTGCCCGCCAGTCTGGAGCACAGATTCTTATGATGACAGGACATTTTGAAGAGTCAGTAGCGATGCGTCAGGCATTAACGGCAATTCATTGGCAGCCGAGAGGCTATTTGGCAACAGTTGGTCCAACACTGCCAAAATATTTAACTACACTAGGGCCTGTTGAGGTTGAAAATACCTTTGCGGTGTCAATTTGGGAGAAAATAAAAGACCAGGGTAGTATTAAAGGTGGAGCAAAAGAATTTGCTAAAAACTTCGAAGCTACTTATACCATATCTCCTTCTTACCATGCGGCTACTGCCTTTGCTGCGGGACAAATTTTAGAAGCAGCGGTTAAACGGGCTAACTCATTTAATCGAGATAAAGTGAGGGAAGCATTATTTACACTAGATACATACAGTTTAATTGGGCGCTATGCTGTTGATCGAACCGGTGTTCAGGTAAAGCGGTTTCCTCTCACTATTCAATGGCAGCAAGGAAAAAAGGAAATAGTTTGGCCTGAGGCGCTGAGAACGAAACCGCCGGTTTTTACACCTATTAAATAA
- a CDS encoding RDD family protein — protein MQRLDSQIVIETPEGISLPLTPAGPGVRILAFLIDAIIRYAIVFAVFLVLQFFGDIGSGIGLIAMFLFEWFYPVFFDIFRHGVTPGKKSFNLRVIHDDGTPICFSSSVVRNLLRVADFLPSFYILGVLCMMSNRRFQRLGDLAAGTLVVYDSPSPQFAESRIEGSQPFPAPLNWQQQQAIIQFSERCNTLSEARQQELANLLTPITQDRDQAAVNTLLRVANGILGRQ, from the coding sequence ATGCAACGGCTGGATTCACAAATAGTCATAGAAACTCCTGAGGGTATTTCTTTACCACTTACCCCAGCAGGGCCAGGGGTAAGAATTCTGGCATTTTTAATCGATGCTATTATTCGCTATGCCATCGTATTTGCAGTGTTTTTGGTTTTACAATTTTTTGGTGACATTGGTAGTGGTATTGGCTTGATTGCAATGTTTTTGTTTGAATGGTTTTATCCCGTTTTTTTTGACATCTTTCGTCATGGCGTTACCCCAGGTAAAAAATCTTTTAATTTACGAGTGATTCATGACGATGGCACTCCTATCTGCTTTTCTAGTTCAGTTGTTCGTAATTTACTACGAGTTGCTGACTTTTTGCCTTCTTTTTATATATTAGGCGTGCTTTGTATGATGAGTAATCGTCGGTTTCAGCGCTTAGGTGATCTAGCTGCGGGCACACTCGTGGTATACGACAGTCCCTCCCCACAGTTTGCAGAAAGCCGAATTGAAGGTAGTCAACCTTTTCCTGCACCATTAAACTGGCAACAGCAACAAGCAATTATCCAGTTTTCTGAGCGCTGTAATACCTTGTCCGAAGCTCGCCAACAAGAGCTAGCCAACTTGCTGACTCCTATCACTCAAGATAGGGATCAAGCAGCTGTTAATACCCTACTAAGAGTTGCCAATGGAATCCTTGGGCGTCAATGA
- a CDS encoding DUF4129 domain-containing protein, with translation MQLERIAFTARPRQSWEAADLGLQFTRQLYWRLVKLCFLITLPIYLLLEAIWPNTGINSLLIWWLKPLWERVILVVLSQAVFQSTPTTRQTLTGFKAIVWRQAFAAITWRRLSPSRSFNLPVIQLEGLKGKQYQSRLSILHRGHTSPAFWLTILGVHLESLISLSAFMIVIYILPNVSEFDEVIGLLEMTWLGSVLYYFSMLLVAPFYVASGFFLYLNRRIILEAWDIELIFRQMAARFKRSATSLNKAASLIFISGLIFSSLNPTQAVYAETFQTPEAAKTTIEEVLNGEDFHQFEKTKFPKLNIDWNWLFDDMELEDGEDKESGFLADLAVNIAPFLEVMLWSVVIALILLVTFRYRHWLLAFAKPTDKTKTKPDSLPSTLFGLDVSAESLPNDIPTSVMNLWQKQQHREAIGLLYRALLSQLINDYQIPITTGDTEGDCIHKTRPLANTTLSGYLQELTNVWLQLAYAHQLPTESTVNALCQRWQQLNTGVVNG, from the coding sequence ATGCAACTTGAACGCATTGCTTTTACTGCTCGCCCACGCCAGTCGTGGGAAGCAGCTGATTTAGGGCTTCAATTTACACGGCAACTGTATTGGCGGCTAGTCAAGCTATGCTTCTTGATCACTCTGCCTATTTACTTGTTACTTGAAGCAATCTGGCCAAATACTGGTATTAACAGTTTGCTTATCTGGTGGCTGAAACCACTTTGGGAAAGGGTTATTCTGGTCGTACTTAGCCAGGCAGTCTTTCAATCCACACCAACAACTCGTCAGACATTAACAGGATTTAAAGCCATTGTTTGGCGCCAGGCATTTGCAGCCATTACCTGGCGACGGCTGTCACCTTCTCGCTCGTTTAACTTACCTGTTATTCAGCTGGAAGGATTAAAAGGTAAACAATATCAATCGCGTTTGTCTATTTTACATCGTGGTCACACCTCACCTGCCTTCTGGCTTACGATTCTTGGAGTACATCTAGAGTCACTGATTTCTTTAAGTGCCTTTATGATAGTGATTTATATACTACCAAACGTCAGTGAATTTGATGAAGTCATTGGTTTACTTGAAATGACCTGGCTTGGTAGTGTGCTGTATTATTTTAGTATGCTGCTGGTAGCTCCTTTTTATGTGGCCAGTGGTTTTTTTCTTTACCTCAACCGCCGTATCATACTAGAAGCTTGGGATATTGAGCTAATTTTCCGCCAAATGGCCGCCCGTTTTAAACGGTCAGCAACCTCTCTTAACAAAGCTGCTTCCTTGATATTCATTTCAGGTTTGATATTCAGCAGCTTAAATCCAACTCAAGCTGTCTATGCAGAAACGTTTCAAACGCCAGAAGCAGCAAAAACAACCATTGAAGAAGTATTAAATGGAGAGGACTTTCATCAATTTGAAAAAACCAAGTTTCCTAAATTAAATATCGACTGGAATTGGTTATTTGATGATATGGAATTAGAGGATGGTGAGGATAAAGAGTCAGGCTTTTTGGCTGATTTAGCAGTAAATATCGCTCCTTTTCTTGAGGTAATGTTATGGAGTGTAGTCATTGCTCTTATCTTATTAGTTACATTCCGATACCGCCATTGGCTATTAGCCTTTGCAAAACCAACAGATAAAACAAAGACGAAGCCTGATAGCCTACCCTCTACTTTGTTTGGCTTAGATGTAAGCGCTGAGTCGCTTCCAAACGACATCCCTACCTCAGTCATGAATTTATGGCAAAAACAGCAACATCGAGAAGCAATTGGTTTATTGTATCGTGCTTTACTCAGCCAGTTAATTAATGATTATCAAATACCAATCACGACAGGAGATACCGAGGGAGACTGCATTCATAAAACTAGACCTTTAGCAAATACAACACTCAGCGGATATCTACAAGAGCTTACTAACGTATGGCTACAACTAGCGTATGCCCATCAGCTTCCTACTGAGTCTACGGTTAACGCATTGTGTCAACGTTGGCAACAACTCAATACAGGAGTAGTTAATGGCTAG